GATAATCGATAAATCggtgttgaattttttttcctcTCTCTGTGGCTGTGTGGCACCAGAATAAAGTGTGTACGGGAAAAGCGAATCTGTCCGGAcggaagaagaacaagaagaggaGAGAAAGTCAGCACCCCTAATTGTCCATAAGTTTTGCTTTCTGGGATAGTTTATTACTTTATCGCAAATTGCTCGTCGAAACAGAAGGAATCACAAGTGTTCAGTAGCTGCACCTCAGAATGAATGAGCTGGAAGCCCTTAGGCAGGAAGCGGAAACGCTAAAGAATGCAATCCGGGATGCTCGGAAAGCAGCCTGCGACACTTCGCTGGTGCAGGCGACTAATAATCTGGAACCCATCGGAAGGATACAGATGCGAACCAGACGTACCCTGCGAGGACACTTAGCGAAAATCTACGCCATGCACTGGGGTAGTGACTCACGCAATCTGGTCTCCGCTTCGCAGGATGGAAAGCTGATTGTATGGGACTCGCATACGACGAACAAGGTTCATGCGATCCCGCTGCGATCGTCCTGGGTCATGACTTGCGCGTATGCTCCGTCGGGTAACTTCGTTGCTTGCGGTGGCTTGGACAATATTtgttcaatctacaatctgaaaactAGAGAAGGAAATGTAAGAGTATCACGTGAGCTTCCGGGACATACTGGATATTTGTCCTGCTGCCGGTTTCTAGATGACAACCAGATTGTCACCAGTTCCGGTGACATGTCCTGCGGACTGTGGGACATTGAGACCGGGCAGCAGTGTACATCGTTCCTGGGACACACCGGAGACGTGATGGCACTATCCCTTTCTCCTCAGTGCCGTGTGTTTGTTTCCGGAGCTTGCGATGCTTCGGCCAAGCTGTGGGACATCCGTGAGGGCCAATGCAAGCAGACCTTCCCTGGTCACGAGAGCGACATCAACGCCGTGACTTTCTTCCCGAATGGGCACGCATTCGCCACCGGTTCGGATGACGCCACCTGTCGGCTGTTCGACATCCGTGCCGATCAGGAATTGGCCATGTACTCGCACGACAACATCATCTGCGGCATCACTTCGGTAGCATTCTCCAAATCCGGTCGGTTACTGCTGGCCGGGTACGATGACTTCAACTGCAACGTGTGGGATACGATGAAAGCGGAACGGGCAGGTATCCTGGCAGGTCATGACAATCGCGTATCGTGCTTGGGAGTCACCGAGAACGGAATGGCCGTTGCGACCGGTTCCTGGGATTCGTTCCTGCGCGTCTGGAACTAAGTACGTGGAGACAAACAATAGCAACCACTCACACATACAAACAAGAACCACAACCAAACACTACACGCTGAATTATTttttgaacagaactcaatcGAATAGGATTGAACGCATTTCATGGAAGCAAAACCACAAACCCATCTTGAACTCAGAAGGCACA
The window above is part of the Aedes albopictus strain Foshan unplaced genomic scaffold, AalbF5 HiC_scaffold_504, whole genome shotgun sequence genome. Proteins encoded here:
- the LOC134284677 gene encoding guanine nucleotide-binding protein subunit beta-1, encoding MNELEALRQEAETLKNAIRDARKAACDTSLVQATNNLEPIGRIQMRTRRTLRGHLAKIYAMHWGSDSRNLVSASQDGKLIVWDSHTTNKVHAIPLRSSWVMTCAYAPSGNFVACGGLDNICSIYNLKTREGNVRVSRELPGHTGYLSCCRFLDDNQIVTSSGDMSCGLWDIETGQQCTSFLGHTGDVMALSLSPQCRVFVSGACDASAKLWDIREGQCKQTFPGHESDINAVTFFPNGHAFATGSDDATCRLFDIRADQELAMYSHDNIICGITSVAFSKSGRLLLAGYDDFNCNVWDTMKAERAGILAGHDNRVSCLGVTENGMAVATGSWDSFLRVWN